Proteins found in one Paenibacillus sp. FSL R10-2782 genomic segment:
- a CDS encoding ABC transporter ATP-binding protein, with product MNNVLSIEHLSTYFYTEEGTVKAVDDVSFRVKSGETVCIVGESGCGKSITAMSIMGLIQSPSGKVAGGSIRFEDTDLLGLSRNEMRTIRGHEISMIFQEPMSSLNPVMTIGEQLSEPLMEHLKMDRKEAHKRALELIEQVGISRSEQIMKSYPHELSGGMLQRIMIAIAVSCGPKLLIADEPTTALDVTIQAQILDMLREFKAQSNMSLMLITHDLGVVAEMADYVIVMYAGKIVEEGEVVKLFNHPKHPYTQGLLKSKPVLNQRQKELYSIPGQVPNPLELTTSCYFHDRCGHCMDICQVKEPVLKEVSAQQKASCWLYEEAVVHG from the coding sequence ATGAACAATGTACTTTCGATTGAGCATTTAAGTACTTATTTTTATACCGAAGAAGGCACGGTCAAGGCGGTGGATGATGTCAGCTTCCGTGTGAAGTCGGGGGAGACGGTATGTATTGTCGGCGAATCAGGCTGTGGCAAAAGCATCACTGCGATGTCAATCATGGGCCTGATCCAGAGCCCCAGCGGTAAAGTGGCAGGCGGAAGCATCCGTTTTGAGGATACCGATCTGCTGGGGCTCAGCAGAAATGAGATGCGCACGATTCGCGGTCATGAGATATCCATGATTTTTCAGGAGCCGATGTCATCGCTGAATCCGGTCATGACCATTGGGGAACAGTTATCCGAACCGCTGATGGAGCATCTGAAAATGGACCGCAAGGAAGCGCACAAGCGGGCGCTGGAGCTAATCGAACAGGTAGGTATTTCCCGATCCGAGCAGATTATGAAAAGCTATCCGCATGAGCTGAGCGGTGGAATGCTACAGCGCATTATGATTGCCATTGCCGTTTCCTGCGGACCCAAGCTGCTCATTGCGGATGAGCCGACTACAGCACTGGACGTGACGATACAGGCGCAAATTCTCGACATGCTGCGTGAATTCAAGGCCCAATCCAATATGTCGCTGATGCTGATCACCCATGATCTGGGCGTTGTTGCGGAAATGGCAGATTACGTCATTGTGATGTACGCAGGCAAGATTGTCGAGGAAGGCGAAGTGGTAAAGCTATTTAATCATCCCAAGCATCCTTACACGCAAGGGTTGCTGAAATCCAAGCCCGTGCTGAATCAGCGTCAAAAGGAACTGTACTCCATCCCTGGACAAGTGCCTAATCCACTGGAGCTGACAACATCCTGCTATTTTCATGACCGCTGCGGGCATTGTATGGACATCTGCCAAGTGAAGGAGCCTGTATTAAAAGAAGTTTCAGCACAGCAAAAGGCATCCTGCTGGTTATATGAGGAGGCGGTTGTTCATGGCTGA
- a CDS encoding MarR family transcriptional regulator, translating into MNLFRSHGFLLNRLAHIGSNQLERELLFQFDITLSQWAVLSIVWEEEGIALSRIQEVLDVKVSTASGVIKRMEKKGLLLRKQNEHDKREIQLFPTDQSRKLEQDVIQTVKDFNNKLLGGFTPEEKAMFTSFIQRGFNNLKQHE; encoded by the coding sequence ATGAATTTATTTAGAAGCCATGGTTTTTTGCTGAATAGACTCGCACATATTGGGTCTAATCAACTGGAAAGAGAGCTATTGTTCCAATTTGATATTACATTGAGCCAGTGGGCGGTCTTATCGATCGTATGGGAAGAAGAAGGTATTGCGTTATCTAGGATTCAGGAGGTATTGGATGTGAAGGTCTCAACAGCCTCCGGGGTCATCAAACGGATGGAGAAAAAAGGGCTGCTCCTTCGCAAACAAAATGAACATGACAAACGAGAAATTCAACTATTTCCCACCGATCAGTCAAGAAAATTGGAGCAGGATGTTATACAAACGGTTAAAGACTTCAATAACAAGCTTTTGGGTGGTTTTACCCCTGAGGAAAAAGCAATGTTTACAAGTTTTATTCAGCGCGGCTTCAACAACTTGAAGCAACATGAGTAG
- a CDS encoding ABC transporter substrate-binding protein, which translates to MKKGIILLSSLLLVSSTLLAACSSGGSDSANSTTPQGNEAAQTAATAQPLTSLVQASDLTKLPDVSKKRNDTIIVGLTDPAGVFTPYFNQSGYDGNVISQLWTPLVTVDEKGLPLPNLAKSWDISKDNLTYTFHLVPDTKFSDGSPLTAEDVSFTWTLIYDKAYAGDSPIRKLNIKGGNAYTEGKAKLIDGIKVIDPQTISVTLEKPNALALTTLGSDVLSKAYYGKDYKFGQLDYFKNLHGSPLGNGAYKLEKFIPGQEVRLEANENFFKGKPKTQHFIYKTAEGDAWQFIETGDTDFASFTATQENIDKLKGLGFLNILPYTPSTYGYLQVNLENEKLKDKKVRQALTYGLDRKTIYVDAAQGAGAVANIPASPISWSYTTDGINPYNYDPEKAKKLLDEAGWVEGSDGIRERNGQKLTIHLLTSKRPETDAFIALAAENYKAIGVDLQPEIFADFNAMVAKVEGKDYDLAAFSTGMLTDPSDGIEQFVNGEVKGYNNKKVKELYEKGLSTTNIEERKQVYKELYVLLNDELPVIFTNYKKTVYAYNGRMEHVKVSPFIGLSGNLFEWSLK; encoded by the coding sequence TTGAAAAAAGGAATCATTCTACTAAGCAGTTTACTACTAGTAAGCTCAACCTTATTAGCAGCTTGCTCTAGCGGTGGATCGGACAGTGCTAACAGCACCACTCCGCAGGGTAATGAGGCTGCACAGACGGCTGCTACTGCGCAGCCTTTGACAAGTCTGGTGCAAGCATCGGATTTGACCAAGCTGCCGGATGTGTCCAAGAAGAGAAACGACACGATTATTGTCGGTCTGACCGACCCGGCAGGGGTGTTCACTCCGTATTTCAACCAAAGCGGCTATGATGGCAATGTGATTTCGCAGTTGTGGACTCCGCTGGTCACGGTAGATGAGAAGGGACTTCCGCTGCCGAATTTGGCTAAGAGCTGGGATATCTCCAAGGATAATCTGACGTACACATTTCATCTGGTTCCAGATACGAAATTCAGCGACGGTTCGCCTCTAACGGCAGAGGATGTCTCTTTTACCTGGACGCTGATTTATGACAAAGCCTATGCTGGAGACAGCCCAATCCGCAAATTGAACATTAAAGGCGGCAATGCCTATACCGAGGGCAAAGCGAAACTAATTGACGGGATCAAGGTCATTGATCCGCAAACGATCTCGGTAACGCTGGAGAAGCCGAACGCCCTGGCGTTGACAACTCTGGGCTCCGATGTCTTGTCCAAAGCCTACTACGGCAAGGATTACAAGTTTGGACAACTGGATTACTTTAAAAACCTGCATGGTAGTCCTTTGGGTAACGGCGCTTACAAGCTAGAGAAGTTCATTCCGGGGCAAGAGGTTCGTTTGGAAGCGAATGAAAACTTCTTCAAAGGCAAACCGAAAACACAGCATTTCATCTACAAAACAGCGGAAGGCGATGCCTGGCAGTTTATTGAAACAGGTGATACCGATTTCGCTTCCTTCACCGCAACTCAGGAAAACATCGACAAGCTGAAAGGACTTGGCTTTTTGAACATTTTGCCTTACACCCCGAGCACTTATGGATATTTGCAAGTCAATCTGGAAAATGAAAAGCTGAAAGATAAAAAGGTTCGTCAGGCGCTAACTTATGGTCTGGATCGCAAAACCATTTATGTAGATGCAGCCCAGGGAGCAGGAGCGGTGGCTAACATTCCAGCTTCTCCTATATCTTGGTCTTATACGACAGACGGAATCAACCCATACAACTACGACCCGGAAAAAGCAAAAAAGCTGCTGGATGAAGCGGGTTGGGTAGAAGGAAGTGACGGTATCCGTGAGAGAAACGGCCAGAAGCTGACCATTCACTTGCTGACCTCCAAGCGTCCAGAGACAGATGCTTTTATTGCGCTTGCGGCAGAGAACTACAAAGCGATTGGCGTTGATCTGCAACCGGAAATCTTTGCAGACTTTAATGCCATGGTCGCCAAAGTAGAAGGCAAGGATTATGATTTGGCTGCCTTCTCGACGGGCATGCTGACGGATCCATCTGATGGAATCGAGCAATTCGTCAATGGAGAAGTCAAAGGGTATAACAATAAAAAGGTCAAAGAGTTATATGAAAAAGGCTTGTCTACGACGAATATTGAAGAACGCAAGCAAGTATATAAAGAATTATATGTGCTATTAAATGATGAATTGCCCGTTATTTTCACCAATTACAAGAAGACGGTGTATGCCTACAATGGCCGTATGGAACATGTAAAGGTCAGTCCGTTCATTGGCTTGTCCGGCAATCTGTTTGAATGGTCCCTTAAATAA
- the rpsN gene encoding 30S ribosomal protein S14, producing MAKKSKVVKEKKRQEIVAKYTDLRRELKAKGDYEALQKLPRDSSLTRLKSRCELTGRPRGYLSRFKLSRIAFRELALKGQIPGVTKASW from the coding sequence ATGGCCAAGAAGTCGAAAGTAGTTAAAGAGAAGAAACGTCAGGAGATTGTAGCTAAATATACAGACCTGAGACGTGAACTGAAAGCAAAAGGGGACTACGAAGCATTACAGAAGCTTCCGCGTGATTCTTCCCTGACTCGACTGAAAAGTCGTTGTGAACTGACAGGCAGACCGAGAGGATACCTGAGCAGGTTCAAGCTGTCCCGTATCGCGTTCCGCGAGCTGGCTCTTAAAGGCCAAATCCCAGGCGTTACGAAAGCCAGCTGGTAA
- a CDS encoding heparinase II/III family protein has protein sequence MSLLKEAWPASRLVTVLAGGASDAARQRLRHEWTKRLRMTVSEPIYAGLWKDIERVCENNRETPWPTLSLSLFRQFAYTGERKPYEDVYFERRGRLVALVLAATAEPESWRIKEVENGLLDICGEYTWALPAHVREEDTVMLPWQQVDLFASETAQTLAEIILLLGEQLDSHVVAQVRGEVERRVLEPVFWEPRHFQWETADHNWAAVCASGCGIAALLLAEDDPRKATAIEKMLGSLDCFLAGYREDGGCPEGVGYWVYGFGYFIYFADMLGELTEGAVDVLSSEKIRQIAAFAERVHLSDGIFANYSDSSETERLPSGLISRLNALQGRPSTLPFRVPGLVEDPCRRWAHVLRNLVWTDPLDFGNSEAVVDYLPQLGWLLCRSHSPNHGISGTPTVEQTAIFAFSAKGGHNDEPHNHNDLGHFILHGGGENLLCDLGAGLYTKAYFSPGRESIINISSGGHSVPVINGTMQQSGAEAQAAVLDIAMGERGAAQADTRFKLDLTSAYPIEELALFTRSFAWHVLEGNEEAKLTVTDHFEFETSFDGSRKTWDVEERLISRIQPYTGAGFVEWKGASAVVRLDYDASVLSLEVEAVQHMDHDGVPFVLYKTSLGLDSDRCGGAASVDCKLFFTINHSSF, from the coding sequence ATGAGTCTTTTGAAGGAGGCTTGGCCTGCTTCGCGGCTCGTCACGGTGCTGGCTGGCGGCGCGTCAGATGCAGCAAGGCAGCGGTTAAGGCATGAGTGGACGAAAAGACTGCGGATGACTGTTTCTGAGCCGATATACGCCGGGCTTTGGAAGGATATTGAGCGTGTCTGTGAGAATAACCGGGAAACGCCATGGCCGACGCTTTCGTTGTCTCTGTTCCGGCAGTTTGCATATACAGGGGAGCGCAAGCCGTATGAGGATGTGTACTTTGAACGGCGTGGACGTCTGGTTGCTTTAGTGCTGGCAGCCACTGCCGAGCCGGAGTCTTGGCGGATCAAAGAGGTGGAAAACGGTCTGCTGGACATCTGTGGGGAGTATACATGGGCACTTCCTGCACATGTCAGGGAAGAGGACACGGTGATGCTGCCCTGGCAGCAGGTGGATTTATTCGCTTCCGAAACCGCGCAAACGCTGGCTGAAATCATATTGTTGCTTGGTGAGCAACTGGATAGCCATGTGGTTGCTCAGGTGCGTGGTGAGGTAGAACGACGTGTTTTAGAACCTGTATTCTGGGAGCCGCGTCATTTTCAGTGGGAAACGGCGGATCACAACTGGGCGGCTGTATGTGCTTCCGGTTGTGGAATCGCTGCATTGCTGCTGGCAGAAGACGATCCACGCAAAGCTACGGCCATCGAGAAAATGCTCGGTTCACTGGACTGCTTCCTGGCAGGCTACAGGGAGGACGGTGGTTGTCCCGAAGGAGTCGGTTATTGGGTGTATGGCTTCGGCTATTTTATCTATTTTGCCGATATGCTGGGAGAGCTTACCGAGGGGGCTGTGGATGTCCTCAGCTCGGAAAAGATTAGGCAAATAGCAGCCTTTGCGGAGCGGGTTCATCTGTCGGATGGTATTTTTGCCAATTATTCGGACAGCAGTGAAACCGAACGTCTTCCTTCTGGACTCATCTCTCGTTTAAATGCTTTGCAAGGACGACCGTCCACACTGCCTTTCCGTGTACCAGGTCTGGTGGAGGACCCTTGCCGTCGTTGGGCGCATGTATTGCGCAATTTGGTCTGGACGGATCCGTTGGACTTTGGGAACAGTGAGGCTGTAGTCGATTATTTGCCACAACTCGGGTGGTTGCTGTGCCGCAGTCACAGCCCCAATCACGGCATATCTGGAACTCCAACAGTTGAACAGACCGCTATATTTGCCTTTTCAGCTAAGGGGGGGCATAACGACGAACCGCACAATCATAATGATCTGGGACATTTTATCCTTCATGGCGGTGGTGAAAATCTGCTGTGTGATCTGGGAGCCGGCTTATATACGAAAGCCTATTTCTCACCGGGGCGAGAGTCGATCATCAACATTTCCTCTGGTGGTCATTCTGTGCCTGTTATTAACGGGACCATGCAGCAATCAGGCGCGGAGGCACAGGCAGCTGTGCTGGATATTGCCATGGGAGAGCGAGGGGCGGCACAGGCGGACACAAGGTTTAAGCTGGATTTGACATCTGCGTATCCCATAGAAGAATTGGCGCTGTTCACCCGCTCATTTGCATGGCATGTGTTGGAGGGGAATGAGGAGGCGAAGCTTACCGTCACAGATCATTTTGAGTTTGAGACGTCTTTTGACGGGAGCAGGAAAACGTGGGATGTGGAAGAGCGCTTGATCAGCCGTATTCAGCCTTACACGGGCGCGGGCTTCGTGGAATGGAAGGGAGCGAGTGCGGTGGTCAGGCTGGATTATGATGCCAGCGTGCTGAGTCTGGAGGTGGAGGCTGTGCAGCATATGGATCATGACGGGGTACCGTTTGTGCTGTACAAAACATCGTTAGGGCTGGACTCGGATCGCTGTGGCGGCGCTGCAAGCGTGGATTGCAAGCTGTTTTTTACCATAAATCATTCTTCATTTTGA
- a CDS encoding ABC transporter permease, with the protein MSSFLTKRLTYMMIILLAASMMIFFLYAMTPGDFISGNLKLSPERKAELREIYGLNKPILERYGSWLWNALHGNFGYSLAQQKPVLTLFNEYIWNSFLLAIVSTFLTWVIAVIIGVVAAYKQYSWFDTLVMVVIFAAMSVPSFFIGLYLIKVAAVDLKWLPPGGMLNTGSNATGMEYVKEVLQHMILPVTVMTLLGLGSLTRYFRSNMIDVIQQDYIRTARAKGLKERKVLFTHALRNALLPAITLIGFELPALFGGSLIIEKIFNWPGIGQLYMQSFSLRDYPLLMGFTMLIAILSVIGTLLSDILYRIADPRVKV; encoded by the coding sequence ATGAGCTCGTTTTTAACGAAAAGACTGACGTACATGATGATTATTTTGTTGGCAGCTTCGATGATGATTTTTTTCCTGTACGCCATGACACCGGGGGATTTCATCAGCGGCAATCTGAAGCTGTCGCCAGAGAGAAAGGCAGAGCTGAGGGAAATCTACGGACTGAACAAGCCCATTCTGGAACGCTACGGAAGCTGGCTGTGGAATGCGCTGCATGGCAATTTTGGTTATTCACTTGCCCAGCAAAAGCCAGTGCTGACCTTGTTTAATGAATATATCTGGAACTCGTTTTTACTGGCCATTGTATCGACCTTCCTGACGTGGGTAATTGCCGTCATTATTGGTGTGGTTGCTGCTTATAAGCAGTATTCGTGGTTCGATACCCTCGTCATGGTGGTGATTTTTGCCGCGATGTCTGTTCCATCTTTTTTTATCGGGCTGTATCTGATCAAAGTTGCAGCGGTCGATCTCAAATGGCTGCCGCCGGGCGGTATGCTCAATACAGGCAGTAATGCTACAGGCATGGAGTATGTGAAGGAGGTCCTTCAGCATATGATCCTGCCGGTGACCGTCATGACGCTGCTGGGACTGGGTTCACTGACCCGTTACTTCCGCAGCAATATGATCGACGTGATCCAGCAGGATTATATCCGTACGGCCCGCGCGAAGGGCTTAAAAGAAAGAAAGGTACTCTTTACCCACGCATTGAGAAATGCGTTGCTGCCTGCAATTACGCTGATTGGCTTCGAATTGCCTGCATTGTTTGGCGGATCGCTTATTATTGAGAAGATTTTCAACTGGCCGGGAATTGGTCAGCTGTACATGCAATCCTTTTCGCTTCGGGATTACCCTCTGCTCATGGGCTTTACGATGCTGATTGCCATCTTGAGCGTCATTGGGACGCTGCTATCCGATATCCTGTATCGTATCGCGGACCCGCGTGTGAAGGTGTAA
- a CDS encoding ABC transporter ATP-binding protein, with the protein MAEPLLEIDRLKTYFPVKSGFMNRTTGHVRAVDDISFTIRQGETFGLVGESGSGKSTVGRTIVRLTDKTDGTIKYKGVDLHSLSAKGMQELRPKIQLIFQDPYSSLNPRVRIGDAIGEALLDHGIATKDQVRQIVLDVLKLCGLSEYHIDRFSHEFSGGQRQRIGIARALALQPDLIIADEPVSALDVSIQAQIINLFSKLQAERGLTYLFISHDLSVVEHLCSRIGVMYLGSMVETASRDELFGNPLHPYTKALLSAVPIPVPKLKRERILLKGDIPSPVNPPSGCKFHTRCPFAIDRCSREVPLYREARPGHWVACHLAE; encoded by the coding sequence ATGGCTGAGCCATTGCTGGAAATCGACCGCTTAAAAACGTATTTTCCGGTCAAGTCCGGGTTTATGAATCGTACCACGGGGCATGTGCGGGCAGTGGACGATATCAGCTTTACGATCCGGCAGGGGGAAACCTTCGGTTTGGTGGGCGAATCGGGAAGCGGCAAAAGCACGGTAGGCCGCACGATTGTCAGATTGACGGACAAGACGGACGGCACCATTAAATACAAAGGAGTGGACTTGCACAGCCTGTCCGCCAAAGGGATGCAGGAGCTACGTCCTAAAATCCAGCTGATCTTTCAGGACCCGTACAGCTCACTGAACCCACGTGTGCGCATCGGAGATGCCATTGGGGAGGCGCTGCTGGATCACGGTATAGCGACGAAAGACCAGGTCCGGCAGATTGTATTGGACGTGCTCAAGCTGTGCGGATTGTCGGAGTATCATATCGATCGTTTTTCGCACGAATTTTCGGGAGGGCAGCGCCAACGGATCGGCATTGCCCGCGCGCTGGCGCTCCAGCCGGATCTGATCATTGCAGATGAGCCGGTATCGGCGCTGGACGTGTCTATTCAGGCGCAGATTATCAACCTGTTCTCCAAGCTACAGGCCGAGCGGGGGCTGACGTATTTGTTCATCTCGCATGATTTGAGCGTGGTGGAGCATCTGTGCTCCCGCATAGGAGTGATGTATCTAGGCTCCATGGTCGAAACGGCTTCGCGTGACGAGCTGTTCGGGAATCCACTGCATCCATATACGAAGGCGCTGCTGTCGGCTGTACCCATCCCGGTGCCGAAGCTGAAAAGAGAGCGGATTTTGCTCAAAGGAGACATCCCAAGTCCGGTGAATCCACCTTCCGGCTGCAAGTTCCATACCCGCTGCCCCTTTGCGATTGACCGCTGCTCCAGGGAAGTACCTCTCTATCGTGAGGCTCGTCCAGGTCACTGGGTGGCTTGCCATTTGGCTGAATGA
- a CDS encoding alpha/beta hydrolase produces the protein MSIFFEDQAFEFETIRTLNYYNYQGAELGEVQGVANRITEGDFGSWYKEWYDMAEKVSELANKSLQGKHTVSAKEAFLRASNYYRTAEFFLKNDEPIRMECYKKSVDTFRQALQLMDEHGEPINIPFEDGYLSSYLFTVGKDAPTLIFVGGYDSTVEELYFAGGAAALKRGFNVLIFDGPGQGEAIRIQKTVARYDFEKPISAALDYLQDHTVIDTNQFVALLGMSLGGYYAARAAAFEKRINACILFDVFTDVWESISQKNPMMEKLASSPGTITLDSSRLDANTRWLIQNGFWVFGCKKMSELPAKIKPFTVKGIANLIECPTLLLVGTHDHFVTEDQLTYLKDHLGGPYDVHIFDTTFGAQEHCQEGNHSYAHQVMFDWTEEQLLKYKDA, from the coding sequence ATGAGTATTTTCTTTGAAGACCAAGCTTTTGAGTTTGAAACTATCCGCACTTTGAACTATTATAATTATCAAGGTGCAGAGCTGGGAGAAGTACAAGGTGTTGCCAATCGCATTACAGAAGGAGATTTCGGTAGCTGGTATAAAGAATGGTATGACATGGCAGAGAAGGTAAGCGAATTGGCTAACAAGTCATTACAAGGCAAGCATACAGTCAGTGCCAAAGAAGCTTTTCTGCGTGCAAGCAATTACTACCGCACAGCCGAGTTTTTCTTGAAAAATGACGAGCCGATCCGAATGGAGTGCTACAAAAAAAGCGTAGACACATTCAGACAAGCCCTGCAGCTCATGGATGAACATGGTGAGCCAATTAATATTCCTTTTGAAGACGGATATTTGAGCAGCTATTTATTTACCGTTGGCAAAGACGCACCAACCCTGATTTTCGTTGGCGGATATGACTCTACAGTGGAAGAACTGTACTTCGCTGGTGGTGCGGCTGCCCTGAAGAGAGGTTTCAATGTTTTGATTTTTGATGGTCCTGGTCAAGGAGAAGCCATTCGCATTCAAAAAACTGTAGCCCGATATGATTTTGAAAAGCCGATAAGTGCTGCTCTTGATTATTTGCAAGACCATACCGTAATAGATACGAACCAATTTGTAGCTTTATTGGGCATGAGCTTGGGCGGTTATTATGCGGCAAGAGCTGCTGCCTTTGAGAAAAGAATAAATGCTTGTATCTTGTTTGATGTATTTACTGATGTGTGGGAATCAATTAGTCAAAAAAATCCAATGATGGAAAAACTCGCATCCAGCCCGGGCACCATCACATTGGACAGCTCCAGGCTGGATGCGAATACGCGTTGGCTGATTCAAAATGGATTTTGGGTGTTCGGTTGCAAGAAAATGTCGGAATTGCCGGCTAAAATCAAACCATTCACCGTGAAAGGGATTGCAAACCTGATTGAATGCCCGACGTTATTGTTGGTCGGAACACACGATCATTTTGTTACAGAGGATCAATTGACTTATTTGAAGGATCATCTGGGAGGGCCTTATGATGTTCATATTTTTGATACTACATTCGGCGCTCAAGAGCATTGCCAGGAAGGCAATCATTCCTATGCTCATCAAGTCATGTTTGATTGGACAGAGGAACAACTACTTAAATATAAGGATGCATAA
- the opp4C gene encoding oligopeptide ABC transporter permease, with product MSSVSSNLSKSSGKLRIAAKSSMWRQALRLLFRNKLAMIGLLVVVFMFLLCFIGPLFSPYADNKTNILMMNRAPSIHHWLGTDKLGRDVLTRVMQAGQISLTVGLASMVLSVFLGATLGVISAYFRGIADQIIMRIADLLLTIPSLPLLFIMGALLSDWKAPPDQRMYIVMLMLSLVNWPGIARMVRGQMLSLREREFMQAATVLGLSNRRKLFKHLFPNIMPLLIVIATLNIGGAILSESVLSFFGLGVLPTTPTWGNMIDAANNVLDFQQRPWLWIPPGLSIFATVIAINIFGDGLRDVLDPKHKR from the coding sequence ATGTCATCCGTTAGCAGTAATTTGAGCAAAAGCAGCGGCAAGCTTCGAATAGCTGCAAAATCTTCAATGTGGCGGCAGGCGCTACGCCTGCTGTTTAGAAACAAGCTGGCTATGATCGGGCTGCTCGTCGTTGTATTTATGTTTTTGCTCTGTTTTATCGGTCCGTTATTTTCTCCCTATGCTGATAACAAAACGAATATATTGATGATGAACAGGGCGCCGAGCATCCATCACTGGCTGGGAACAGACAAGCTGGGACGGGATGTGCTGACACGAGTGATGCAGGCAGGTCAAATTTCCCTTACCGTGGGACTGGCATCTATGGTGTTGTCTGTCTTTTTGGGAGCTACGCTGGGCGTCATATCGGCGTATTTTCGCGGGATTGCGGATCAGATCATTATGCGGATCGCTGATTTGCTGCTGACCATTCCGAGCTTGCCGCTGCTGTTCATTATGGGCGCGCTACTGTCCGACTGGAAGGCTCCCCCGGATCAACGTATGTATATCGTTATGCTGATGCTCAGTCTGGTCAATTGGCCGGGGATCGCGCGGATGGTGAGAGGTCAGATGCTTAGTTTGCGGGAGCGTGAATTTATGCAGGCTGCAACAGTGCTGGGACTGTCGAATCGACGCAAGCTGTTCAAGCATCTATTTCCTAATATTATGCCGTTGCTGATTGTTATCGCCACCTTGAACATTGGCGGAGCTATCCTGAGTGAATCTGTACTTAGCTTCTTCGGCCTTGGCGTGCTGCCCACGACGCCAACCTGGGGCAACATGATTGATGCCGCCAACAATGTGCTGGATTTTCAGCAGCGTCCGTGGCTGTGGATACCGCCCGGTCTTTCCATTTTTGCTACGGTCATCGCCATCAATATTTTTGGTGACGGACTGCGGGACGTACTTGACCCGAAACATAAGAGGTAG
- a CDS encoding cation diffusion facilitator family transporter encodes MDEQQNKDSFWSLVKKGNKSSGSAALGNTGIAIIKGIAFALTGSGSMFATMMHSIADAVNQMFVFAGSVLAEKKPTKRFPTGFGRVINLFCMVAVIVVTIMAYETALEGIHLLQHPAESTHGFWINVVVLILSLVVDGFVWSKAMKEVLHESRVEAKGFGIFTSAFRHVGRAAPPTRLVFYEDLVATTGGVLALLAVVVTSLTDFKLLDGISSILIGCLMVGVAFRVGYDNMVGLIGVSAPPDIEERVASIILADTHVTDIYQMRILQEGRYYHVEGLIELTPGMTLADADDIKFRVEDALLRDPNISDAALGILEDDGIKNWKPEKPKV; translated from the coding sequence ATGGATGAGCAGCAAAATAAGGATTCATTTTGGAGTCTGGTGAAAAAGGGGAACAAGTCCTCAGGCTCGGCGGCACTGGGTAATACCGGTATTGCGATAATTAAGGGGATTGCTTTTGCCTTGACAGGCAGCGGTTCCATGTTTGCCACCATGATGCATTCGATTGCAGATGCGGTGAACCAGATGTTTGTATTCGCGGGCAGTGTGCTGGCAGAGAAAAAGCCGACAAAACGCTTTCCTACCGGTTTTGGACGGGTAATTAACCTGTTTTGTATGGTCGCGGTTATTGTCGTGACGATCATGGCCTATGAAACCGCATTAGAAGGCATCCATTTGTTGCAGCATCCGGCTGAATCCACACATGGATTTTGGATTAATGTGGTGGTCCTGATTTTGTCGCTGGTGGTTGACGGGTTTGTATGGAGTAAAGCGATGAAGGAAGTGCTGCATGAATCCAGAGTGGAGGCGAAGGGGTTTGGTATTTTTACCTCTGCGTTTCGCCATGTGGGACGTGCTGCGCCGCCAACTCGTCTGGTGTTTTATGAGGATTTGGTAGCAACAACGGGTGGTGTGCTTGCTTTGCTGGCGGTTGTGGTTACCTCGCTGACAGATTTTAAGCTGCTGGACGGGATATCGAGTATTCTCATCGGTTGTCTTATGGTAGGCGTTGCGTTTCGGGTTGGCTACGACAATATGGTGGGCTTGATTGGGGTATCTGCTCCCCCTGATATCGAAGAACGTGTGGCTTCCATTATTCTTGCAGATACGCATGTGACGGATATTTATCAAATGCGTATTTTGCAGGAGGGGCGCTATTATCACGTAGAAGGGCTGATCGAGCTTACACCGGGCATGACACTGGCAGATGCAGACGATATCAAATTCAGAGTCGAGGATGCTCTGTTACGTGATCCTAATATCTCAGATGCAGCACTTGGTATTCTGGAGGATGACGGGATTAAAAACTGGAAGCCAGAAAAGCCAAAGGTCTAG